The genomic window atgctgcaaaagacattgatctcctcctccatcagtcctcctctcttcctcttccaaTCATGGACGGGGTCAAATGGCTTGTCGAAGGGATTCACAGCTGGCTTGTTAGGGCCATCAAGGACCTCGACGTCCGGGGTCCAGGGAAGTAtggcatgggagaaccaagaggctcgcccgagcccatggcatgcttcccagttgccagcctgaaggagaagatgtgttgcatctggttgtagttctggatgggtgtgttgaggaactcagcgtcccttgggtggtcctaagaatgaaacacaagtgttgttagttgcgattaggagtaggcaatggtggacagtatgaaaaggaagagggcTGTGAGCTAACCGCCACATGGCCGGCGTACtgctctgcctccagaactatggagcaagtgttctcatcccatgaTGCGCCGCTAACGTCTCTCAGCTTGCACACTTGGATCCATCGACttctccacttcctcaggtggttgtacacctgggtggcagacacctcttgcccacagaactcgaacacctgcttcGCAACGGGCCAAATTCTTCCCGCGCGGGCCAGGCTGGGCCTAATGCGGACAACCAAACACTCCCTAAGCTCCCATGATTTGAAGCGTTATGGTGCTTTGGGGGTTGTGGTGTTGCTAAGGGCTCCGCATGTAAGGTTATGTGCTAcgtatttagttttatttattaaATTTTTCACATTCTTATTAATGAGAAAATTTGTGAGTATtaaaatcattttttgaaaaatttaACATTTTGTTCAGATTCATTATGATTTATTAAATTCGTGGATATTTTTAAGTTCACGGTCATTTTTAATGTTTGTGAACATTTAAAATTTGAAAGCTTATTTActttttgaatattttttgaaattcaagAAATTTTTCTAAAATCAATGATTTTTAAATTTTCAACAATTTTAAATCCTTGAAAatcttttaattaaactaacactTTCAAATAAAAAAGATAACCAATTATTACGGAGCTGGCGGTAGGACGAGCGGAAAAAGAAGCTAACCAACCGAGAGCTTCGTGGGGCGGCCCATATGCAAGTGTTATAGCATCAAACAACTCCACTCTCCTCTCGGAACAAATATTGTCTCCAGAGGCAACCTGACACGAGATATACGAACCAAAAAAAAAACACCACCAAAACATAACTAAAATACAAGCCAACAAGGATAAAATCCAAACAAAACTACCGGTCACAATAATCTACCAGATATAAAAGAGTTAATCATGGGTGTGAAGAATGGCGCGTTAGCCTCTAGTATTTTCATATGGCTGGCTTCAACGGGGTGCTCTCGTTATTCTGTCTGCACACGGAAGCAGAAGGCCTCCGGGTAGAGATCTGGATACGGAGCAAGGGTACAGACTGGTACCTTGCTAGGGTGGTCGAGCTGAGACCACGAATTGAGGGAGTGGTATACTTGTGGCCTGGAGAAAAGAGTGACACGCTGCTCATCAACTCGAACGCAGAGGAGATGTATGTTGCTTATCTCGACACCGGGGCAGTGGAGAAAATAACAAACAAATTTCATGGTTTGACAACGGATGATGCTGTTCCCATAGAAATAGATTGGCCGTCTTTGTTCATGTCTCGGCTTGGTGGACGGTGATAATACTAATAATGGGCAATTGTTCTATTTCGTGATCGAGTAATGCTAGACATATGAAAGGCTGTGTAGACATTTTATGGGGGTGCTGATGTGGATGATTAGGATtgaactagtcgtcaacccgtacATTCGCACGGTCTATATATattataatttttttaaatattgGATGGCTTAGAATCTCGTCAGTATACTATACATGTTGGTAAAAAAACCTATAATATTAGGCTGTAGTCCGAATACGGTCCAATGTTGTCATCCAGATGAAAATCGGCATTTATCACTTTATCAGTCTCATCATTTCCTGATAATATTAGGTTGTAGTTGTAGCACCATCGAACAGCATTGCCGAGCACGACTATATTCCCCAACAGGTCAGAAAGTCAACCAAACAGAGTCTGCTTGCCCATCAAATTAAGAGAGACCATGTCAATTGGAGGCATGAATTTTCTATTCATAGATCATCACACGTACTGTACAAATCTCAAGCTTATGAAAAGGCGCATTCAATGAGTGGCTTCGTATCTAAAGTATAAAATTATTTTCTTAGTTCAACAGACGAACTGCATAATTTTGAAGCTTGGGGAAAAGCGCATTCAGTCTTCAAacacttagactagccacaatgggtagtaacatagagtagtaacatgggcatgttactactttatgttactacctctacaatggggagtaacatatgtatagtaacatgcaacactttatttattaggctatagactcatcttgccttgatatgtgtgatgttactcatactagtagtaactagctatgttaccacatacctttctttcttcatttattgcttgccacatcatctattttatctagatatgtgtgatgttactacctatgttactcccattgtgggtagtcttatACTTATAAGACTGCTAATCTCACGTGTTATCTCCCCTGGTTGGATGGTATATCAAAGCTTCGAAAGAAGATATCTGATAAACTGCAAAACAACATAATTAATGTTATAGAACCTGAAGTTCTAAAGTATCTGAAGCTAATGTGTGATTACAACAGAGAGGAGTATGAGCATTTAAAAATTAAGAAAACGGCACCCACTAGTGCATCGTTTGTATTAGATGAAGGCATGGTTTATTGTTCTAAAATCAAACCCCTCAAAATCTAAAGTCTCTGCAATGAATCAAACTCTTACGCGTACAATGTTGAGAATTATTAACAATATTGTATTTTTTCTGGGAGATCTAAAAATATTGTCAATCGAAACTGCCTATTAATTCATTAGACAAAGATCAATACACAAAAATCTAAATATAATGGCGATATGCAGCAAAGTCAAATCTTACTAGTGGAGAAAATAACGAACAAATTTCATGGTGTCACTACAGATGAGTCTGTTCCCATGGAAATAGAATGGGCATCTTTGTTCATCTCTCGGCTTGGTGGACGGTGATAATAGTGGGCAATTGTTCTTCTCGATCGAGTAATGCTAGACATATAAAAGGCTGTGTAGACATTTTATGGGGGTGCGTATGTGGATGATTAGGAttggaagtggggggggggggggggggggtcaagggGCCCACCCCACTGAAATTCAGGGGGGAGAAGATTTAATTTAGAAGGGTAGGTAAAGCTTCATAAAATGTTTTGTAGGTGTAGTATTCTGTTCCTGATCTTGCCGGCAATTCCCCCTAaacttcaccccccccccccctgtcactCTCGTGGGCTGCTCGGGTAGTTGACCTAGCCGCCAACAGCGTGGCTCATCAGTCCTTCTAATCTCCACGTGATGCCGTCGGAGGATGCCGGCGGGCTAAGCCCATGCGGAATACGGAGGCGGTGGGGCCTTCTCTAGTTGGTGCCATTTAACTCTGTGCATTTTGTTTGTATAGTTTGGTTTATATGTTTGTTTGGTTTGTACAGTATTTATATTTCGGAAGATACCATATTATGAAATTAAATACGGTTTGTTTTTTATATATACCTAATTATTTTGGTATTGTTTTGATATATACAATAATAACCAAAGTTGATGTGAATTAAAAAATGACATAATAATATTTAAAAAATGACACACCCACACACATGTGGAGAGCTGGCTTTGGTACCATAATAATCTTTTTTGAAGCATGGTCACCGGGTCGGTCAGTGTATACACTACTGGAAAATTCATGTTTGCCGAGTGCATTTCGTCATGGTACTTGGCAAACATATCTTTGATGAGTGCCATCGAAAAAAAAACTCGGCAAACAAGCGAAACTCGGTAAACATGTGCTTTTCATAGGGTCGTGGACAAAACACTAGTCAAAACAGAGGAACTCAACAAAAAAGTGCTTTCATGTGTCTTTCCCGAGTGTTACACTCGACAAAAGGGGTATTCACTGTGCTGCATTGTTTTCGCTGTCGAGATTGCATACGACCTCAGATGAAGATGATACAAAAATCCAAGTTTTTCATTTTGACGAGACAAATCATTTTCATGTtgagattttttttcattttaggCCATATTAATAACATTTCTTGCCATGCCAAAATATGGTCTCAAATGTTTAAGGCAGTGGTCATATTTATTGCATAGTTTATGACAAATATCACTTAGGTGCATCTTGCCGTTACAAACAATGTTTCCAAATAGATTTTCCAACTTTTTTGTAAACAAATATATGTTTCCATTTTCTAAGTGTCAAAATAGATATTTTTGTGAAGCAGGctgaaaaaaggtgcaaaatggCACCAGTCCAATTTTCACAAAATGTACACCATGTTTTTGGAAAATTCCCAACTTTTGTGGATTTCCTAGATTTCTAGCTACTTTCTCACATTTAAATGACTTTATGTCGATTTCCCAAaagcaattcaaatttgaactgcaagtatGTGATAACTTTGTCCTAAAAAttagcaaaaaaaatatttttagtaaCACAAGTAGTCATTATACGGAAGAACCACTTAGAGTTTTGGATAGCCATGCCGGCCATTTTGACCCTGTTTTGGGAAAAATGATTGACCCTGTTTTgggaaaaatgaaagaaaaagaatacAAGTTCAAAATATGCAATTGTTTCACGTGGACTCCTCTTATTTGTACTTGTTGCGAAAAAATGACCAAACTTCCAATatgaaaattctgaaaaaaaaatcatTCACAAAAACGGGCAATCGTGTATCAccattcatggctttcaagtcaaactACCAAGATGATGGTCATATTCACTATAGTTTATTATAATTTTCTCAAATTAGACGCATATGTGCATCTTGCCATTACAAACAATGTTCTCAAATAGAGTTTCCAACTTCTTCATAAAAAAATCATTTCATAACAAAAGTATGGATGTTAGTTTTCCTTGATCCATCCAAGATTCTGTATATATTAGTGGATAAAGGCTGAAAAGTTTTACTGTACACATATGACTGCCGCTTGAAATGTGAAATAGATGGGTACCGTTTTGACTTGCTCTGTTGTGTCTGCTGGAGGCACTGCCAGGTAGCGAGGAAGGTGATTCTGAAACCATTGGTGGTCTTGAATTTCACGAATTGTGATTCTCTTCATGGGATCGACAAGAAGCATTCTTGGGATCAAATCCTTTGCAAGATCAGATAAATGACTTGGAAGGATATAGTTACCTCCCTGGAATACCAAACAAGGGTAGTCAAATCTCCAGACATAAAATGAATGCTAAAGTCCAACTAATCTACAAAAGGTATACACTTGTCATATCCAACTTAATATACATATGTTCTGCCTCACCTTTATCTTTTTGAACAGGCTGGGAGTATATTCATCATCAAATGGAACAGAGCCACAAAGAAGAGCATAAAGTATCACCCCACAGCTCCAAACATCAACCTCAGGTCCAACATATACTTCACCTGAGATAACCTGCGCAGAAACACTCGCTAAGCTATTAACGCAGATGATGCGTGTGAAGAAGCGTGAGGATAAAGACGCAAGTAATAGAAATAAGTGAATACCTCTGGTGCAGCATAGTTTGTACTCCCGCAGCTTGTATTCAAAAAATGGCCATCATGCATAACATTACTTAACCCAAAGTCAACAAGTTTAACATTATATGTGGAATCAAGTAACATGTTTTCTGGCTTTAGATCACAATGAACAACCATGTTTCTGTGGCAGTATTCAAC from Triticum aestivum cultivar Chinese Spring chromosome 3B, IWGSC CS RefSeq v2.1, whole genome shotgun sequence includes these protein-coding regions:
- the LOC123066666 gene encoding serine/threonine protein kinase OSK3 isoform X2; translation: MDGNTSGGGHSEALKNYNLGRTLGIASFGKVKLAEHKLTGHKVAIQILNRRQMEIMQMEEKANREIKILRLFSDFIHPHIIRVYEVIDTPKDIFVVMEYCNNGELLDYIIEKGRLQEDEARRMFQQIISGVEYCHRNMVVHCDLKPENMLLDSTYNVKLVDFGLSNVMHDGHFLNTSCGSTNYAAPEVISGEVYVGPEVDVWSCGVILYALLCGSVPFDDEYTPSLFKKIKGGNYILPSHLSDLAKDLIPRMLLVDPMKRITIREIQDHQWFQNHLPRYLAVPPADTTEQVKTFIRYLLSKL